The genomic interval GCGGGGATGCCGGCCCCGGTCGACGCGGCGGCCACACTTTGCACCCCGTTCGCCGGACGCCTGGTGGATCACAAGGGACCCGACCCGGTGAACCTGGTCCGCACGCCTCGGCCACCGGATCGCCGAGCCCAGGACCGGCCGACCCACGTACCACCCGTGACCAGCCAAACCCACCCGCACCGCTTCGATAGCATGACCGAACTCATGACGAGCGCCCCCATCGCCCGTCCTTCACCGGAAAACCATGCTATCCGGCACGAAGAGTGACTTATTTAACCAAAACCTAACAAATCGGCCAAACACTTGATATCTATAGCATCGCGGGTGCTTTCGCGAATAAATTCCAGAATTACATTCGCCGCGTGGCGTCAGCCACGGGTGATGCTGTGGACCGCGGCGAGCGTGGTGGCACTCGGATTCCTCATCATGCTGGAGGTCGCCGCGCGCCACTACGGCCTTCCGGGGCCCATGACCAACCAGGCGAAAGAGGTGATACTCGCCCCCAAATCGGGGCCGCTGCTGTACGCCAGCATGGCATTGATGATGGTGGTGCTCACCTGGCGGCAGCGATTCATAGCGGCCGGCGTCGCGGTCGGCATCGACATCGTCTTCTTCCTGGTGCGGTGGATGATCGACGCCAAGATGATGTTCGGCAACGGCGCATTGTGGGTGATTCTGGGCTGCGCGGTCATCGCTGTCACGCGCCGCACCGGCAAGGAACGCGTCCTGCTGCTGAAGGGCGTCGGACTGGGCCTGCTGCTGGTGGCCGGCCGTAAGACCGGCGACACCTGGCTGCTCATCACGTCGAAGACCCGCCCGATGGTGCTGGACCAGTACGTGGCGACCGCCGATCACGCGCTCGGCGACCCCTCGTGGCTGGCGGGCCGGATCGTCGAGGCCACCGGTACGGTCGGCGAGCACGTTCTCGACTACGTCTACATCCAGCTCGCGGTGGCCGCGGTCGCCGTCGCGCTCTACCAGCTGCGCAACGTGGCGACCGAGCGCCGCTTCCCGGGCCACCACCTGGTGCGCACCTTCCTGGTGATCGGCCTCCTCGGACCGGGCATCTACATGATCTTCCCGGTGGTCGGACCGATCTTCGCCTACGGCGCCGACGGCGGGCACTGGGCGGTCGCCAACCTGTGGCCGGACACGCCGCCGCCGCTCGGCACCCCGCACCAGATGCCGTTCGACGAGTTCACTCCTCGCAACTGCATGCCCAGCCTGCACACCGCATGGGCCACCGCGATATTCATTCATTCCCGCAAGGGCCCGCGAGTTCTGCGATGGGCAGGAGCGTTCTGGCTGATTGCCACGCTCGGCGCGACGCTCGGGTTCGGCTACCACTACGGCACGGACATCATTGCCGGCGTGGTGTTCACGCTCACGATCGAGGCGGCGCTGCGCGCGTTCGACCGCGGCTGGGACCGGTCGGGAATTCAGCTGGTCACCTACGGCACGGTGGTATTCGCCGCGTTCCTGGTCTCCTATCGCTATCTGCCGATGGAAATGGCCGAATATCCGTGGGTGTTCGGACCGCTTCTCGTCCTGGCGATGATCTCGGTGATCTACGGCTACATACGGACCATCAGACTGTGGGAACAGGAACCCGGGGCCGCAGCGGTGCGGCAACCGAAACCGCAGCCCGAACTGGTGTGAATCGCGTTGCATCAGGCGATGGGCGCCCCGCGCGGCATCTCACGCCGTGTCCAGCCGGCTGGACACGGCGTGCCCGCTTTCCCGGGGCTTGAGTGGAACCCGACACACCGCGAGGGGCCGCGCCCTCGTGTGCTCGCGAGGGTGTCCATGGGTGTCACTTGGTCTCGGACAGCTTGTGGCCGGGGTACACATGTCCCGGGCTCACGATGCGGGTGACCGCCTCGCCGAAGAGCGTGCTGGGCTCCTGGCCCTTGTGCAGGACGTCGGTGTTGAGGAGGACGACCATGGTCGCCCGCGCCTGGGGCAGGTAGACGGCCAGGCTCTCGTACCCGGGCAGCGAGCCGTTGTGGCCGATCCAGCCGTTGACGTCGAAGATCCCCAGACCGTAGCCGGCGCGGGGAATGCCCGTCGGCAGGGTCTTCAGGCGCTCGGCCTGGGTCGCGGGCTTCAGCAGGGTGCCGGTGGCGAGGGTGTGGGCCCAGCTGCGCAGGTCCCGCAGGTCGGAGATCATCGCTCCCGCCGCCCAGGCCCAGGAGGGGTTCCAGTGGGTCGCGTCCACGATCTTGCCGGAGGCCGACTGGCCGGTGTAGCCGTGGGGGCGCGGTGCGGGGAACTCCGCGCCGGTGGGGAAGAGCGTGCGGCGCAGACCGGCGGGCCTCAGGACGTCCTGCTCGATGACCTTGTGCAGGGGCCGGCCGGTGACCTTCTCCACCACCAGCCCGAGCAGGATCAGGTTGGTGTTGCAGTACTCGAACTTCGCCCCCGGCGCGAACCCCACCGGGTGTTTGAAGGAGTAGTCGAGCAATTGCCTCGGCGTGAACGGCCGTTCGGGGTGAGCGGTGAGCGCCTTGTCGAACGCCTCGTCCTCGCTGTAGTTGAAGAGCCCGCTGCGCATGCCCGCCAGTTGGCGCAGGGTGATGCGGTCCCCGTTCGGCACGCCGGTGACGTACTTGCCGATGGCGTCGTCCAGGCCGACCTTCCTCCTGTCGACCAGCCGGAGGAGAGCGGTGACCGTGAACGTCTTGGTCTCGCTGCCGATGCGGACGTTGAGATCAGGCCTCATCGGCCTGCCGGTCGCCTTGTCGGCCACGCCGAAGGCCCGCACGTAGCTTCCCTTGCCGGGAGCCCACAGCCCCACGATCACGCCCGGCACCTTCGCCTCACGCATGGTCCGGCGCACAGCCTTGTCCAGTTTCGCCGCGACGGCCGGGGTGAGCCGCGAGAAGTCCGTGTCACTGTCCGACGAGGCGGCGGGGACGGGCCGCACCGGGGCGGTGGCCCCGTACGCGGGGCCCGCGACGGCCGGGGCGACGAGTACACCGGCGGCGGCAGCGGCCACGCAGGCCTGGTACAACCGGGTGAGGGACGGCTTCACCGCATGCGCTCCTGTCGTCCGAGGACCAAGGCAACGGCATCAGCGTAGGTCTGCGCCCCTGGGGTCGCGAGACGAGTCGTCCGGCGGTGCCCGCCCGGTTCCGCGCAGGTCGGCGGGGCATCCGACGGTCTGTCCTTCTCCCTCCCCGGCAGGTACGCGATGGGCGCGTTGCGGCATTCGTATGAAAGGGCGGTCCTCCCCCGGGCGGCCGCGTGGAGGACCCGGCCGGGGCCTTCAATCGATATGCGGTAGCGGCCCGCTCCGGCAAGGGGATGCACACCAGCACGTCATCGGCCGAACCATCCTCCTCGCGGCGGTGGCACGCACGCCGTACCCGGGTGGCATGTCCCGGTCCACGAGGACGTCGCCGAGCATGCACTCCTCGGCGAAGGTCTCGTACTGCGGCAAGCTCTTCTCTGCCCGCGGGCAGCACAGGGCTTGCACGAACACGATCCGGTCGGCCGACCGGCTGCCTCGCTGAGAACGAACAAGCGCTCTGCCCTCCCCATGGTGAAGGGGAGAGCAGAGCGCCGGGCGCGCCTGCTGCTCGTCGAACACCGAGCGCATCCGCGGGGCCAGGGTGGCGTGCCCGCCGTCCCCGGGCCAGGACATCGAGGGCCGTTCCCGCCCTCGCGCGGATCAAGGAGCCAGGCAGGAAACGCCGGGAAGCTCGCTCGGGACCGCGATGCTGGCCGGGTCGACCAGACCCGTGACGTCCTCGACGACACAGGTGACGGTTGCCACCGGGTCCGGCACGGCGTTGGCCGGCGTGGCGAGGAAACCGAGGAGCACGAGGCCCCCGAGAGTTGCCGCTACTGCGGAGATACGGTGCATGAACGCCCCCTTGAAGTGCACTGCATGTCGCCGCAGGGCTTCCCACGAGGCCTGGCGGACATGCCGTACGTCACTCGTTCGTGCGACCCCGGTGTCGCACGGCATGACCGACCGCCGGGCTCAGTCGTGGTCGAACAGAGGGCGCCGGCCCGCACTGCGCCGTACGAATCCGCGGCGGCCGGCGAGCAGCGTGATGCCGGTCCATCCGATGACGCCCATGACGAGCAGGTCGAACTCCGAGTCCGGGTCGACGCCGGAGGCCGCTTCCAGCGGGACGACGCCCTTCGGGTCGCTGATGACCTCGACGCGGTCACCCACCTTCCACTCGGGGAAGGCTCCGTCGTGGTTGAGCGTCTCCTTGAGCTCGCCCGAGCGGCCGGTGAGAGTGAAGCGGTGGTCCGACCGGCCGGCTTCGGCGCTGTCGTCGGTGATGAGGACGCTCTCACGGACGCCTCTGTTGTCGAGCGCGGCCTCGGGTGCGTACTGGACCGAGCCCACGAGCACGCACAGCGCCGGTACGAACGAGAGGGCGGCCAGCCACCACGCGCAGTGGAGGAAGCGCAGGACGATCGCGAGGACGAAGCACCCGAGCACGCCGGTGGAGATCGGTATCCAGTCCATGCCGAGGGTGAGGTACGCGAGGCCGGTATTGGCCGCGGCGATGATCCAGCCGAGCAGCACCACGGCGAGCGTGAACATGAGGTACAGCCCCCGGTCCACGGTCCCGTCCTGTGGTTTTTTCATGTTCACTTCAGTCACCACAGGAGCATACGCAGCCGTACCGCAGGGATCTCCGCAGGTCCATCGGGTCTCATGCTGCCGGGGAGTCCCCGTGCGCCGGTGCCCGGAACTACGCCCGGTCCACCGGCACACGGGGTTCGTGCACCCAAACACGACAACGACACAACACCGGGGGACGTCACGCCTGTCTTGTGACCGGACGGGGGTGGCCGCCGGCCCGGCCGTGTCACAGGAGGCCGAAAGGGGCCGGGCCTTCCTTGGTTCGGCCGACGGCCTGTTCAGGAACTCCGAAGGCATCGGTCAGCGAGCCCACGTGTTCGGACAGCCGCGCAGGAAGGGCTCCGCGGCGCGCTGCGATCGGAGATCCTCTTCGACATGGAGATTCACGGCAGTTGCAGCGACCGGTTCGGCGCCGTGCGGGAGGCGTTCGCCGATTCCCTGCGCGACGGGGCGGACGTCGGCGCCTCGGTGGCGATCCGCCTCGACGGCGAACCCGCACCCGCCGCCAATCGCGCGTGACCATCCCGGTCGGCGCCTACGTCACCGCCCAGGACACCTGGAGCACCCGCTGGCGCCGGGCCGAGATACCCGCCGCGGCAGGCTACGGAAACGCGCGGTCCGTAGCCGCCGTCCAGTCCGTACTCGCCGACGGAGGCAGGACGCCCTCCGCACGTCTCCTCTCCGAAGCCACCTGCCGCGCGGCGCTCGACGA from Streptomyces albireticuli carries:
- a CDS encoding phosphatase PAP2 family protein, encoding MLWTAASVVALGFLIMLEVAARHYGLPGPMTNQAKEVILAPKSGPLLYASMALMMVVLTWRQRFIAAGVAVGIDIVFFLVRWMIDAKMMFGNGALWVILGCAVIAVTRRTGKERVLLLKGVGLGLLLVAGRKTGDTWLLITSKTRPMVLDQYVATADHALGDPSWLAGRIVEATGTVGEHVLDYVYIQLAVAAVAVALYQLRNVATERRFPGHHLVRTFLVIGLLGPGIYMIFPVVGPIFAYGADGGHWAVANLWPDTPPPLGTPHQMPFDEFTPRNCMPSLHTAWATAIFIHSRKGPRVLRWAGAFWLIATLGATLGFGYHYGTDIIAGVVFTLTIEAALRAFDRGWDRSGIQLVTYGTVVFAAFLVSYRYLPMEMAEYPWVFGPLLVLAMISVIYGYIRTIRLWEQEPGAAAVRQPKPQPELV
- a CDS encoding serine hydrolase domain-containing protein, whose product is MKPSLTRLYQACVAAAAAGVLVAPAVAGPAYGATAPVRPVPAASSDSDTDFSRLTPAVAAKLDKAVRRTMREAKVPGVIVGLWAPGKGSYVRAFGVADKATGRPMRPDLNVRIGSETKTFTVTALLRLVDRRKVGLDDAIGKYVTGVPNGDRITLRQLAGMRSGLFNYSEDEAFDKALTAHPERPFTPRQLLDYSFKHPVGFAPGAKFEYCNTNLILLGLVVEKVTGRPLHKVIEQDVLRPAGLRRTLFPTGAEFPAPRPHGYTGQSASGKIVDATHWNPSWAWAAGAMISDLRDLRSWAHTLATGTLLKPATQAERLKTLPTGIPRAGYGLGIFDVNGWIGHNGSLPGYESLAVYLPQARATMVVLLNTDVLHKGQEPSTLFGEAVTRIVSPGHVYPGHKLSETK